From one Nilaparvata lugens isolate BPH chromosome 2, ASM1435652v1, whole genome shotgun sequence genomic stretch:
- the LOC111043995 gene encoding V-type proton ATPase subunit C, whose translation MSEYWLISAPGDKTCQQTWEALDNVTNKQQNLSVNHKFHIPDLKVGTLDQLVGLSDDLGKLDNFVDTVTHKVANYLGEVLEDQRDKLHENLQANNGDLRSYITRFQWDMAKYPIKQSLRNIADIISKQIGQIDADLKTKSTAYNNLKSNLQNMEKKQTGSLLTRNLADLVKKEYFILDSEYLTTLLVVVPKSNFNDWNGGYEKLTEMIVPRSTQLVHQDNDFGLFTVTLFKKVVEEFKLHAREKKFIVREFTYNEEELAAGKNEITKLVTDKKKQFGPLVRWLKVNFSECFCAWIHVKALRVFVESVLRYGLPVNFQAMLLQPNKKNTKRLRDVLHGLYGHLDSSTQQGAQHDSVDIPGLGFGQSDYFPYVYYKINIDMVENKV comes from the exons ATGTCTGAATACTGGTTGATTTCGGCACCTGGAGACAAGACCTGCCAGCAGACATGGGAAGCCCTTGACAATGTTACGaacaaacaacaaaatttgTCTGTCAATCACAAATTTCATATTCCGGATCTAAAG GTTGGAACCCTTGATCAATTGGTCGGCCTGTCTGATGATTTGGGCAAATTAGACAACTTTGTTGACACAGTCACTCATAAAGTTGCAAATTATTTGGGAGAAGTTCTTGAAGATCAACGTGACAAACTTCATGAGAATTTACAAGCCAATAATG GTGACCTTCGCAGCTACATCACGAGATTCCAGTGGGACATGGCTAAGTATCCGATCAAGCAGTCGCTGCGAAACATCGCTGacatcatcagcaaacagatcGGACAGATTGATGCCGACTTGAAGACCAAGTCCACCGCTTACAATAATCTCAAGAGTAACTTGCAGAATATGGAGAAGAAACAAAC tGGAAGCCTTCTGACCCGCAACCTGGCGGATCTcgtgaaaaaggaatatttcatTTTGGACTCTGAGTACCTCACAACATTGCTTGTTGTAGTGCCAAA GTCGAACTTTAATGATTGGAACGGCGGTTATGAGAAGTTGACCGAAATGATAGTGCCTCGCTCCACGCAGCTGGTGCACCAAGATAACGACTTTGGTCTTTTCACCGTAACACTCTTCAAGAAAGTTGTCGAAGAATTCAAGCTGCACGCAAGAGAAAAGAA ATTCATTGTCAGAGAATTCACTTACAATGAGGAGGAGTTGGCAGCTGGCAAGAATGAAATTACCAAACTCGTAACTGATAAGAAGAAGCAATTT GGACCACTGGTGAGATGGCTGAAAGTGAACTTCAGCGAGTGCTTCTGCGCTTGGATTCACGTCAAAGCACTCAGAGTGTTTGTAGAGTCCGTCCTCAG GTATGGGCTGCCGGTGAACTTCCAAGCAATGCTTCTTCAGCCTAACAAGAAGAACACAAAGCGGCTGAGAGATGTGCTGCATGGCTTGTACGGCCATCTGGACAGCAGCACTCAGCAGGGGGCTCAGCATGAT agtgtGGACATTCCAGGTCTTGGATTCGGGCAGAGTGACTACTTTCCCTATGTCTACTACAAAATCAACATCGACATGGTTGAAAATAAGGtttaa
- the LOC111043996 gene encoding S-methyl-5'-thioadenosine phosphorylase-like — protein MASKYKIKVGIIGGSGLNNPNFFKDEKELDIDTPFGKPSDVLISGKIENVDCVLLARHGRQHTISPTNVNYRANIWALKKAGCTHVIASSASGSLQEHIKPGDMVVVDSFIDRTTKRSASFYDGSVDEAKGVCHIPMEPAFCNKTRQILIEAAEELAIPVHSSGTSVSIEGPRFSSRAESNLYRSWGIQLVNMTLVPEVVLAKEAGLCYAVVAMATDYDCWRISEEGVNVSDVLKTFKENVEKITKLFLKVVPRIAEENWDDTIDSLKATVESSIMLPQSKK, from the exons ATGGCTTCGAAGTACAAAATTAAG GTTGGTATCATTGGTGGCTCAGGATTAAATAATCCCAATTTCTTCAAAGATGAAAAAGAACTCGACATTGATACGCCTTTTGGAAAACCCTCAGATgttcttatttctgggaaaattgagAATGTCGATTGTGTTCTGTTGGCTAG ACATGGAAGGCAGCACACAATCAGCCCGACGAACGTGAACTACAGAGCCAATATTTGGGCGCTGAAGAAGGCCGGCTGCACCCACGTAATAGCGTCGTCTGCGTCCGGATCCCTGCAGGAGCACATCAAACCCGGAGACATGGTCGTCGTCGACTCTTTCATAGACAG AACAACGAAGAGAAGTGCATCGTTCTACGATGGATCGGTGGATGAAGCGAAAGGTGTCTGTCACATTCCCATGGAGCCAGCATTCTGCAACAAAACTAGACAAATCCTGATAGAAGCAGCTGAGGAATTGGCAATACCGGTGCACTCCAGTGGAACATCCGTATCAATCGAAGGACCGCGATTCTCTTCGCGAGCTGAGAGCAATTTGTATCGTTCCTGGGGCATTCAGCTAGTCAACATGACATTGGTTCCTGAA GTGGTTCTAGCCAAAGAAGCTGGTTTGTGCTATGCAGTCGTAGCAATGGCCACTGACTATGACTGTTGGAGAATTTCAGAAGAGGGCGTTAATGTGTCGGATGTTCTCAAAACATTCAAGGAGAATGTTGAGAAAATCACCAAACTCTTTTTGAAAGTGGTGCCAAGAATTGCTGAGGAAAACTGGGATGACACCATTGACTCCTTGAAA GCTACTGTGGAATCCAGTATCATGCTACCGCAGAGCAAGAAATAG